In Actinoplanes octamycinicus, the genomic window ATCGAGGGGCGCCCGCCCGTGGACCCATGGCATACATTGCTGGCGTGACTTCCCGGGACGTTCCGCCGGGCGGCGCCGGCACGGGCGACCCCGTGCCGAGTGACGCCGAGCTGGTGCGCGCCCACGTGGCGGGTGATCCGCAGGCCTTCGGCGAGCTGGTCCGGCGGCACCGGGACCGGCTCTGGGCGGTCGCCCTGCGCACCATCGGGGACCGTGAGGAGGCCGCCGACGCGGTGCAGGACGCGCTGCTGTCGGCGCACCGCGCGGCGGCCGGGTTCCGCGGCGACTCGGCGGTCACCACCTGGCTGCACCGCATCGTGGTGAACGCCTGCCTGGACCGGATCCGGCGCCGTCAGGCGCACCCGACCGTGCCGCTGCCGGACGGCTCCCGCCCCGGCGACGAGCACCCGTCCCGCCCGGAGCCCGCCGCGCCCGCCCCCGACCAGGACACTGTGCTGCTGGTGCGGCAGGCGCTGGCCGCCCTGCCGGTCGACCAGCGGGCCGCGATCGTGCTGGTCGACGTGCAGGGTTACGGCGTGGCCGAGGCCGCCGCGATGCTCGGGGTGGCCGAGGGCACGGTGAAGAGCCGGTGCGCCCGCGGCCGGGCCCGGATGGCCCTGTCGTTGCGCGACCTTCGCGGTGGACCGTCGAGTGAGCCGGGGCACCATGGGAACCGGAGCGGCACCACCGACGTCCCATCCAGGTCGGGTGCGGTGCTTCCGCTGCCGACCGGGCGTGAGGGGAGGGACCAGCGGTGACCGGGGCCGAGTTCGACGGGGTCGACATCGACCTGCTGGCCGACTATGTCGGCGGCGCGCTGGACGGCACCCCGGAGGCGGAGCGGGTGGCCGCCCTGATCGCCGCCGAGCCCGCGTGGCAGGAGGCCTACGCGCTGCTCGTCCCGGAGATGGCCGCGGTCGGCGCGCTGCTCGGTGACCTGCCGCCGGAGCCGATGCCGGCCGAGCTGGCCGCCGCCCTGGACGCCGCCTTCGCCGCCCCGGCGGTGAGCACCGTCCCGGTGGACGAGGCGGCCGCTCCGGCCGTACCGGAAACGGTTGTGGATCTTGATGAGCGACGCCGCCGGCGCGGCAGCCACCGGTGGTTGCGGATCGCCGCGCCGATCGGGATCGCCGCGAGCGCGGTCGCCTTCCTGGGGTACGGGTTGAGCCGCCCCGATTCCGCCTCCGACTCCGGCTCGTCGGCGGCCGCTCCGGCGCGCGGCGAGGCGCTGGTCGGCATGATCCCGCCGCTGACCCTGACCAGCGGCGTGGACTACACCCTGGAGACGCTCGGCACGCTGGGGCAGAGCCTGAAACGGGCCACCGACGCCCCGAGAACCACCTCGTCCGAGGACTCCCCCGGCATCGCCGGCACCGAGGAGCAGGGTCTGGCCCGGCTGCGCGACCCGGCCGCCCTGCTGGACTGCCTGACCGCGATCGCCCAGGAGAACGGCGCCGGCCCGATCACCGCCGAGTCGGCCGACTACGCCCGGTTCGAGGGCACGGCGGCTCTGGTGGTCCGGTTCAGCGCGGACAACGGCGAGTGGGTGTGGGCCAGCGGAGCCGA contains:
- the sigM gene encoding RNA polymerase sigma factor SigM, translated to MAYIAGVTSRDVPPGGAGTGDPVPSDAELVRAHVAGDPQAFGELVRRHRDRLWAVALRTIGDREEAADAVQDALLSAHRAAAGFRGDSAVTTWLHRIVVNACLDRIRRRQAHPTVPLPDGSRPGDEHPSRPEPAAPAPDQDTVLLVRQALAALPVDQRAAIVLVDVQGYGVAEAAAMLGVAEGTVKSRCARGRARMALSLRDLRGGPSSEPGHHGNRSGTTDVPSRSGAVLPLPTGREGRDQR